Genomic window (Desulforapulum autotrophicum HRM2):
CGGCCCATCATTCTTGCAATCTCCACCTTTGTTCTGGCGACCGTCACTTTTTTTTCTGTTTCACTCTGGGCTTTTGGAGGGTTCCAGGTCCAGGGATATCTTCATTTGGAGCATATCAGAAAAGGGGTCAACTTTGTTTTATTCTCCCTGCTCGTCTATTGTGCCGTAACCCTGTCTGGTGTCATTTAAAAAAATAGGACCACGGTTAATCTCCGAAACTGATCCCCAGCGCCCTGGCTGTCATCACCAGTTCTCCAGCAGGATCCACCCGGCGAATTTTATTGATGGCATCCTTCAAGGTGACCGGGCCCATCATTCCATTTTCCTTTAATGCCACCATAAACCCAAATTGTTTCTGGACAATCATTTGGAAGGCGTGAACACCAAACCTTGTGCACAATTGTCTGTCCCACTGGGTGGGCTGGCCTCCTCGCTGTAAGTGTCCCAAAACCACACACCGGGTCTCTTTTTGGGATTGGCTTTCAATTTCCATGGCAACCATGTGTCCGATGCCACCTAAACGAACCTCCCGGTCATTTCCGGTTTTGTTTGAAGTGACAAATCCTTTCCCCCCAGGGGCTGCTCCCTCAGCAACGATAACAATGGTGAAATGCTTTCCTTCTGCTTCCCTTGACAAAATTTTTCTTTGGATTGAATCATAGGTGAAGCCAATTTCGGGGATCAATATGACATCTGCCCCCCCTGCTAATCCGGCATAGGCGGCAATCCATCCGGCATATCGGCCCATGACTTCCAGAACCATGACCCGGTTGTGGCTCTGGGCCGTGCTATGAAGCCGGTCCAAGGCATCCACAGCACAGGCCACGGCCGTATCGAATCCAAAGGTCGTCTGGGTGGCATCCAGATCATTATCAATGGTCTTGGGAACCCCCACAACCGGAAACCCCATCTCAAACATCTGCTGGGCAATGGTAAGGGTGCCGTCACCGCCAATGGCCACAAGAGCAGAAATATCCATGGCATCAAAATTGGTTTTAGCCTCGTCCAATATCTTTTGGGGAACCCGTCTTGTTTGACCATGACCGGTTTTCGCGGAAAATCGACCACTGTTGGCCGTGCCCAATATCGTGCCGCCCCGGATGAGCAGACCGTCCATATCTTTAAGGGCCAGGGGCACAGCCTTAACCGGGGTGAGCAGTCCGTCAAACCCGCCATGGATTCCCAGACATTCCCAGCCGTAAAGTGCGCCCGCTTTTACAAGGGCTCTAATAACCGCATTCAGGCCAGGACAGTCTCCACCCCCTGTCACAATGCCGATCTTTTTTGTCGTTTTTTTTATCATCCAAGTTTCCTGAAATTTAGTGAAATGAATGTGGTTTAATTGTATGTTATTTGTGGAAAATATATCATGAAATTTGAATTTTACCTATTCTTTTGCCCGGCTGACATTATGATTTGGACAAGGCCGATTATCTGCTGGGCCACAATATCATCCGGCATACCCGCAAACTTATCGTGGCCGAACAAAAACCCATGTTTGGGCGAAAAGATAATCGGCCGTGAGAAAGCGCTATTGAACCACCCCCGTCTCCTTTAATCCCTTAATATCACGGGCATCATATCCCAACCCCCGAAGGATGGAATCGGTATGCTCTCCCTTGTCTGCCCCCGGGGTGCGGGTCCCGGGACGGCATTTTCCAAAGCTGGCCGTATAGCCCGGCAGGTTCACCTCGCCCAGGCCAGGGTATTGGGCCGGGCGAACATAGGCGTTGGCTTTTGCCTGGATATCATTCTCCACATCGGTCACTTTCTGGATGGGGGCAAACATAAGCCTGGCCGCCATGAAATCCGCCATCCACTCATCACGGGACCGGGTGGTAAAAATGTCGTCGAACCGGGCGATCAGTTTATCGGAGGTAACAGGCCCCCCCTTTTCATCGGTGAATTCCGGATCAAGGACAAATTCCGGAACGCCCATGATCCGGCAGAAGGTTTCCCAGTACTTCTCCTCTGGATGGTGGGTACACATCACCCATTGACCATCCCCGCAGCAGAACACATTCCGCAACGGAGAATGATGGGAACGGTCCGCCGACACACAGGGGTCGATTTTTAAGGTGTTGGCCAGCATCAGGTTGATGTGCTGAAGCCATAATGACGTCCCATACAATGAGACATGGATTTCCTGGGAAATACCCTGGCGCTCCCTGGCGAGCAGGGCCGCGAGTATGGCGTGGGAAAGGCTGATGGCTGTGGCCTGGTCAAGCAGGCCGATCTGCAATGGTGCAGGCAACTCTCCGCCAGTGGTAAACATCAAACCGGAGCAGGCCTGCCCAAGGGGATCAAAAGCGCCGATGTCCTGGAGAGGACCTTCCTGGCCATAACCGGAAACACTGGCATGGATGATCCTGGGATTGAGTGTGCAAATGGAAGTGTAGTCCAGTTTCATCTTTTGGACGGTGCTCTTGCGAAGGTTGGTAATGAAAACATCCGCATCCCGGATCAACCGGTTAAAAATCTTCCGGCCCGATTCAGCCTTGATGTCCAGGCAGATATTTTTCTTGTTCCGGTTGGACACTTCAAAGGTCATGCTCCGTCCATCGGGTCCGGCCATATCCACTGCCCCCACCTGGGTCCAGTAGCGGATTCCGTCTCCCACCGGGTCTTCCACCTTGATCACCTCTGCACCCAGATCGCCCAATATGGCCCCGCCCCCCGGCCCTGCGTGGAATACGCCATACTCAACGACCTTTATCCCTTCCAGGGGCAGAGGGGCGCCATCCCGGCTGTCCCTGTCATGGTACTTTATTTCCATCCACCGCCTCCTCTATTCAAATGAATCAAATCCTGATTTATCTATCAGCTGGTCAATCCTAAATCAAGCGCTTATTACGGGCGTGTGGAAAACCATGTTGGAGATTGGACTGTGGTGATTTATATTGTGATTTACACGGGTCTGTTGTGAAATCTACAGGCATGGGGACCTTTGACTGTCCTTGTAAATACAGACAATTTTGTCCTTTTTGTCATCAGAAACATGATCGGGTTCGGGTCTGAAAAAAAAGAACGAATAGTTAAGACATTGACCATTTATTGCTTTATTAATTTATTTATTGTATAAGCACTTTGATAAAGGAGTGTGTATGGAGCAGCAAAAACAGAAATGTATTCAGCAAATTGTCGCCTCAGTGCGTCAAGTGTTCCGGTCCGTGTATCTCGATTCGGCAAGGACCGGCCGGAAATTCGGAGTCAGTGGATCGCAGATGCAGGTGTTACGCAATCTGCTTATTTACGGTTCCCTTTCTTCTGTGGAATTGAGCCGGAAAATGTTTGTCACGGCAGCAAATATGACCGGAATCATTGACCGTCTGGAGAACAAGGGCGTGGTGAATAGAAAGCGCAAACCAGGCGACAGGCGGGTAGTTCTGATCTCCCTGACCGAATCAGGACAGAAGCTCGCCGGATCACTGCCCGATCCTGTGGAAAAAAAACTTCTTCAGGGGCTGCGGAACAGACCCTATGGGGAAATGGTCCGCATCGCTGAATCCATGGCAACACTCCTTGAACTTGTCGATGCCGAAGAGATTGAAGATTCTCCCCGGGCGGTTTCCATTGAGGACTCGCCAAGTGCAGGAGAGAAATCAAAACCTTAACCAAGGAGTTATGCATGTCTATCACGTCACAAACCCGCAACTGTATGTATGTACTAATAATGGGACTTATCCTCACACTGGCCCTGCCAGCTTCCGGCCTGGCCAGGCGAATTGTTTTTGCCGATTTAAGCTGGGACAGTGTTCAAGTGCACAACCAGATCGCAGGTTTTATTTTGGAGCACGGGTACGATTATGATGTCGAATACATGCCCGGGGAGACTATTCCACTGTTTACCGGACTGATGCGGGGAAATGTTGACGTGAACATGGAATCCTGGACCGAAAATATCCAGGAAGTGTACGATAAAGCCATGAAACAGAAAAAAATCATGGATCTTGGATCAAACTTTCCAGACAGCTGGCAGGGTTGGCTGGTGCCCACCTACATGATCAAAGGCGATCCCTCCCGGGGCATCGAGCCCGTTGCTCCGGATCTGAAAAGTGTCACGGATCTGCCCAGATACTGGGAACTGTTCAAGGACCCGGAAGAGCCTTCCAAAGGACGATTTTATAATTCCATTGCAGGGTGGAAAGTGACGGATATCAATAGCCAGAAACTCAAAGCCTATGGCCTTGACACCTATTATTCAGATTTCATCCCCGGTTCCGATGCCGCACTTTCCGGCTCCATGGCATCCGCCCATGCCAAGGGTCGTCCCTGGGTCGGATATTATTGGGGGCCGACCTGGGTGCTCGGCAAATACGACATGACCCCCCTTGAAGAACCAGCCTTTGACCAGAAGGTGTGGGACGAGACCAAGGGGTGCGCCATGCCCTCCGTTCAAGTGAACATTCTGGTGAATGCCAAATTTGCCAAAAAGAATCCAGAAGCGGTCGCGGTATTGAAGGAATATGAGACATCCATGGCCCTGTGTAATGAACTTTTGGCCTATATGCGTGACAATAAAGCCGGTACCCAGGCTGCAGCTCTTTTCTTCCTGAAGAAACACAAAGAGCTGTGGGAAAACTGGGTCACTCCTGAAGCCGCAGGAAAAATCGAAGCGGCGCTGAACAAATAGGGGGGCTGCATGATATTACAATTTCCAACCCGCTTACAGGTTCCCCTGGATCGCTGGGTGGATGTGGCCATGGACTGGCTTCTTGAATATTGCGGAGATGCCTTTGAGATTCTGGGGAACTGGATTCTGGTGGGTCTGATGGCCCTGGAAAAATTTTTTGTCTGGCTACCCTGGCCCGTTCTGATCATCATTGTATTTCTGCTCGGATGGCGACTGGTGGGCAGGCTGCGTGACGGTCTGCTGCTGGCAACATTGCTGTTTCTGGTGGGATGTTTCGGTTACTGGGATCTGGCCATGATGACTTTGGCCCTGATCATGGCTTCGGTGTCCGTTTCACTGGTTATCGGCATACCCACCGGAATACTCATGGCTGCAAGTGACAGGTTCTCCAAGGTGCTTAAGCCGATTCTGGACGGAATGCAGACCATGCCAAGCTTTGTGTATCTCATTCCGGCCATGATGCTTTTCGGCCTGGGCAAGGTTCCGGCCCTGTTCGCCACGATCATCTATGCAGTTCCACCGGTGATCCGGCTGACAAATGTCGGCATCCGGGAGGTGGACCCGAGTATTGTTGAGGCTGCCCATGCTTTTGGGGCCGATCCGTGGAAGGTTCTCACCTCTGTGGAACTGCCCCTGGCCCGTCCTTCCATCATGGTCGGTATCAACCAAACCACCATGATGGCTCTGTCCATGGTGGTCATCGCCTCCATGATCGGAGCTAGAGGACTTGGCCTGGAAGTGCTTCTGGCTATTAATCGGATCGAAATCGGCCGTGGAGTTAAAGCCGGTATGGCCATCGTGTTTCTGGCTATTATCGTGGACCGGATCACCGCAGCCATGGCTGCTGAACGACGCATGCGCAAGGGAGGCGGTTCATGAGCAAACTCTGCATCAAAAATGTGAGTAAGATCTTTGGCCCAGACCCCCAAAAAGCCCTCAGGCTTCTGGACAAGGGACTTGGAAAGGATGAAATCCTGGCCAAAACAGGTAACACCGTAGGAGTGAACCGGGTTTCTTTTGAGGTGGAAGAGGGAGAAATCGTGGTGGTCATGGGGTTGTCCGGCAGCGGCAAGTCCACCCTGGTCAGATGTCTAAACCGGCTTATACAGCCCACCGAGGGCCAAATTTTTGTGGACGGCGAGGACCTGACGGAACTTGCGCCAAAACAGCTCCGCAAGGTACGGGCGCTCAAACTGGGTATGGTCTTTCAAAACTTTGCTTTGCTTCCCCACAAGACCATTGTCCGGAATGTGGAATACGGCCTGGAAATTTCCAAGGTTCCGGCCGTACAGCGACGGGAAACCGCCCTGCAGGTTTTAGAGCAGGTCGGACTCAGCGGATGGGAAGATTCCTATCCGGGCCAGCTTTCCGGAGGCATGCAACAGCGAGTCGGCCTGGCCCGTGCTCTGGCCTCAAACCCGGATGTCTTACTCATGGACGAGGCCTTCAGTGCTCTTGATCCCCTTATCCGTTCGGACATGCAGGACGAACTCATCGCTCTGCAGGAAAAGATGCACAAAACCATCGTGTTCATCTCCCACGATCTTGACGAGGCCCTTAAACTAGGTGATCGCATCGTGCTAATGAAGGACGGCGAAGTGGTTCAGATAGGAACGCCTGAGGATATCTTGACCAACCCTGCCGACGACTACGTGGCCCGGTTTGTGGCCGATGTGGATGTAAGCAAGGTGCTCACCGCCGGATCGATCATGGAAAAATCCAGAGCTGTGGCCCATATCGGTACGGACGGACCCAGGGCTGCTTTACGGAAAATGAAAAAACACACCATTTCTTCTCTGTTTGTTTTGAGCCGGGAACATACCCTCCTCGGTGTGGTCCTGATCGAAGATGTGGCTGCCATGATCGGGACAGGAGATCGGGATCTGAATTCAATCCTGATCCACGACCTGCGTACCGTATCTGAGGATACCCCGGCCACGGAACTGTTCGAGCCCCTTAAGGACAGCCGTTTCCCCCTGGCAGTGGTGGACGACACCAACCGGCTCAAGGGGGTGATCGTTCGCGGGCAGTTGATCGCTGCGGTTGCCGAACGGGGAACAGGGCCCGGGGAGTGATCGGGAAGACCTGTTTGCGTGTCATTAGGATCCCCTGACATTGTATTCTTTTTGTCACTCGTCGTTACAATCTACCCCCCACGAAGAATTTTTTGAAGGGAATAAAAATGATCTGAAAAAATCTAATATTGTCTTGAAGAGAACAACCCAAACGGCCGTCCAGAATTCCATTTCTGGACGGCCGTTTTGACTGGGTGTGGGAATGGGTGAATCGATAAAACAGCACATTATGATCTGCACAAACACCTTTGAGAACCTTAAAAAATATGGACCACCCATTTTACGGCAAGAAAGAGGGTGACCATCAGCGCCGTACCGCCACCGATGTTGAGCAGCCAGCCGTTCTTGTTTTCTCTGGCCCAGGATTTGTCATTGAGTAATTTCATAAAGATTGCCACAAACAGCGGGGTTCCCACAAAAGACAAGGCCAGCATGAGCATCAGAAGCGCCACTGGTTTTCCGGGTAGAAAGGCCCCAGGCAAGGCAATGAGGCACCCGGCAAGAATAATCCCCCTGTATTTCTTTCCCCCGGATTTTAAATCCCACCGCATTTTATCCCCGACAACATAGGATGCCGCAATAAAGGTAGGCATAATGGTTGAAAAAACGGCGCACCAGATACCCAGGCAGAAAAAGCCATGGGCATATTCTCCCAGAATCGGCTTGATGGCATTGGCCATCTCAAAAAGGGTGGATACTTGGATACCAGCAGGGTTGAGTACGCATGCACCGGTGAGGTAAATGGCCGTACAATAGAGGCCAAAGGCACCCAGGAGCGAAACGGCCGTGTCGGCCAGGGCCAGATTCAGATCCTTTGTCGTCCATCCCCTTTCATGGACGGTATAGGTCTGCATGGAGAGTATGGTCACATGGATGGATCCCCCCATGATGGCCGTCATCATCACGATTTCAGCCGGGCCAAAATTGGCAAAATCCGGAACAAGTCCCCCCATCATCGCACCCAGATCAGGTCGTGCAATAAAAAGGGTGGCAATAAAACAGATGACCAGGAGGGAAACCACCACCTTACAGATCTTTTCAATAATTTTATAGCCCCCCAGGGCAACCAGTCCATAAAAAACAGCCACGAAAAAAACGCCCCACAGTGAGGAAGTCAAGCCGGTTACAAATTCCGTCACCGCCACCAGGACCTTCAACAGAACCACATTGCAAAGCCAGATAACCACAAGGGCATCCAAGGCCACAAACCAGGCCAGACCCTTGCCCCATTTTTCTTCAACAATGGAGACAATGCCCTTGCCGCCAATCAATGCGGTTTTCGCTGCCATATACTGGCAGACAAAGGCCAGCACAACACTCAAGACAATGACCCACAAAAATCCATAACCGTAAATGCCGCCGGCTTTGGCAACACTTAATGTGGTACCGGGGCCTGCTGCCACGGCGCTGATGAGCCATGCAGGGCCAAAGCCAGACAACATCCCTTGAATGCGTGATTTTTTTATTTTTTCAACATGTTCCATGGTTTTTCCAAATTATTCTTGATTATATTCTTGTTTAATTGGGCTGGGGCCCCCCTGCCCGTCCATCACAAACGAATCCGTGGCACGACCAGGTTTCCGGATGATATCTCAGGATGCCGTGGATTCCACCTTCAGCCGTGCCGCCAGGTTTTTTTCGTTCATATTGTACAGAGCGTCCATGAAATGGGGCATGAAAGTGCCAGGCCCCGAGGCCTTTTCCGCGGCAAGCTCACCGGCAATGGCGGCAACGGCAGATGCAGCAACGGCCGCGTCAAAACCATTGTCCGTCACGGCATAAAAGGCCGCGGTCAGGGCCGAAAGGATACACCCTGTTCCGGTGACGGAATTCATCAGGGGGGTGCCATTGTCAAGGATCATCCGCCGGCCCGGAGCCAGGATCATATCTTTTTGTCCGCTGACGATGAGAGATGACGCTGAAACCAGAATGGACGGCCAACCGGGTTCGTCGGTCCCGGTTTCTTCACCGTCTCCATGGGTTCGGCCATGCCCCGCCAGGATCTGCCTGGCATGTTCCAGATCCAGGGTGTTGTCAATGCCCCTTGTTGTGTAATTTGTACCTGTGAGGGAACAGACCTCCGAGGCATTGCCCCGGATTATCTTGCGGGGGGCAAGGGCGAAAAGGGCCTTGGCAATACCGGTCCTGTAGGCACCGGCACCGGATCCAACAGGATCTAACACAACGGGTTTATCCATCCTGGCGGCCAGGGTCATGAGGGTTTTCATCACCTCAATCCGCCCTTTAACCGGGGTACCCATGTTAATGCACAGGGCATCTGAAATTTTTGACATGTAGGCGGCGTCCTCCTGGGCCCAGGACATGGTGGGAGATGCTCCCAGGGCCAGCAGGGCATTGGCCGTCTGATTCATTACCACGAAATTTGTGACCACATGGACCAGGGGTTTCTGGTCACGGATTCTGGCGCACAGCTCGAAAATACCATGGACCAGGGTTTGGTGTTCAATCATAGAATTTCCATTAACAAAGGATAACGTCGGATTATTTCCTTCATTATCCATAAATATTTAAATCATTAAATATGGGGAACAGGATGGAATAAAGACAAGAGACCGTTGTAAGTTTCAGAAAAATCGGCACTGGAGCAGGCCATTTTTTAGGGCCATCTCCCATGCTTATTTGAAAATTCACAAAGGAAATGGACAGAAACTCACAAGGAAGATATCATTTGAAAAATAAATATCAGCTTCCCTACGTCGGAATTATCCGCATCAGGTTCCAAGGGACAGGATCATTACAATCCTTCTCAGCCACTGTCAGCGCCCCCAGCAAACACAATTTTTAACCTTGAGATTATGGCCATTAGGAAAACACTTGTCAACCCATTTAATAAGCCCTCCCCCTAAAGTAAATTCCGATCAGATTCGCAATTATTCTAAATCCATTTCTCAAATCCTCGAAATTCGTTGTTCTCAAACCTGCAAATCCGGGCAGGCCCTCCGTTAATCCCCAGGGAAGATAGGGCCATATTTAAATACGATATCAATGTCTTACTCAATTAAGAAAGCAAATAGAAACCCCTCCGACGACAATGGCACGACCATTGCTATCCCAGGTATAAGGAACAACATTAACCCACGCAGAAGAGGAATGACCATGGCCCCAACCCGCCCAGGAAACAAACAACCGACTGCGATAAAACCGCCCAGGGATGCAGGGGTAAACCCGGGCATTTCTGAAGAACTTCTAAAGACAAGGGCCTATTTCAACCGGCTGAAAATCCGCCTGGGTCTGGGCGTTCTGGCCTGCTTCATCATTCCCCATGTGCTTCTTTCCGTCTATTTCCACTGTCAGTTTACAACGGCATTGAAAAAAACAGGCAAGATCAACATCGAGGCCCTGGCAAAGAGCCAGCGCAACATTGTGGATCTGTTCTTAAGGGAACGGGAGATGAACCTTCGTAACCTGTTTTACTCACGGGAATTCACCCCCGACCCCACCGACCAGAAGATGCTCTACTTTCTTCAGACCCTGAACCACTTCAGCGATGCCTTTGTGGACGTAGGGTTTTTAAACCACCTGGGCGTCCAGACTGGCTATGCAGGACCTTTTCCAGCCCTTCTCAACAAAAACTACCGAAAGGAAGCATGGTTTTCCACCCTTTTGGCCCAGGAAAAAGATTATGTGATCACAAACGTCTATCTTGGATTCAGAAACAAACCCCACTTTACCATCGCCGTAAAGCTAACCATTAACAACCGTGTCTGCATCATGCGATCCACCCTGGACCCAGACAAGTTCTACATGTTTTTAAGATCCATCGGCAAGGTCAGTGAGGTTGAGACCACCCTTGTGAACCAGGCAGGAACCTACCAGCTTGTGGACCCCTTAAAGGCCAATGTTCTTGAACGTTCCACCTACCTTCCCCCCAGGGATGTTCCCACCGGAATCTATGAGATCAAAGATGAAAACGGGGTGATGCTCACGGCCCATGCCTGGCTCACCGAAGCCCCTTGGGCACTGATCATCAGCCAGCCCCTCAAAATCATCCACGCCCAGATGTACAAGACCCGCAACGCCATGATCATCAACCTATCCATTATCACGATTTTTCTGGCACTTGTGATCTGGATCACGGCAAGCCGCCTCATGAACCGGGCCCAGAGAATAGCCGAAGAGAGCATTCAGCTCCAGACCCAGCTCATCCATGCCTCAAAGCTTGCCTCGGTGGGTGAACTTGCCACAGGCGTGGCCCATGAAATCAACAATCCCCTTGCCATCATCACCTCCACGGTGGGCGTGGTCCGGGATATGCTCAATCCTGAATTCAACCTGGATTCAAGCCCAGGGGCCATTGTCAAAGAACTTAAAACCATTGAGTCAGCAGCCTTCAGGGCCAGCAGAATCACCCGGCAACTCCTGGACTTTGGCAGAAAGAACGAGCCCAAGAAGGAAATGCACAACATCAACAACATCCTTGAAACGGTGCGCCATGGCCTCACAAAACACCGCTTTGACCTTGCCGACATCAAAATTGAAACAAACTATGCCCAGAACCTTCCCGACATCAAAATTGATGCAGACCAGATCTCCCAGGTTTTTCTAAACCTTCTCAACAATGCCGAGGACGCCATCAAAGACAAAGGCACCATCACCATCTCCACGGACTTTGACAATGAGTTCGTTCGAGTCATGATCCAGGACACAGGAGAAGGCATGCCTTTGGAACGAATCAAGGAAATCTTCAATCCCTTTTACACGACCAAAGAGGCCGGGAAGGGTACAGGCCTGGGGCTTAGTATTTCCCTTGGAATCATTAACGCCATGAAAGGCACCATTGAAGTCCAGAGTCTGCCCGGCAAGGGCAGTCTCTTTACCATCTCTCTGCCGGCTGACACCACCAAGTCAGACCCAAAAACAAACAACCATGACAGGGGAGAAAAAAGATGAACGTCCTTCTGGTTGACGACGAAGATCAGTTCCGAACAGCCGTTGCAAGACAGCTGACAGTGAGAGGCTACACCGTCCATGAGGCCGGAACCGGTGAACAGGGGATAGCCATTGCCCAGGAAACCCGGCTGGACCTGGTTATCCTTGACATGCGGCTACCCGGAATCAATGGAACAGCGACACTCAAGGAAATCAAACGGATATCTCCCCTGACCGAGGTGATCATGCTCACCGGCCAGGCAACGGTCAAGGCGGCCATGGAAGCTATCACCCTGGGGGCCTTTGACTACATGACAAAACCCATGGGGATTGATGAACTGATCTACAAGATGGAAGATGCCTATAAAAAAAGACAATTGGCCACACAGAAGATAAAGGCCACAGGGCCATTGGACAAAAAACAATAAACCGATCAATCAACCCTAAAAGGAGCAACAGCAATGAATTTTTTTAAACAATGGGGCAAATTCATGATCCAGGGATCAAGATACTATGCCCAATGGGAAATCAGTAATGCCGCCACCATCCTTAACAGCAGACGAAGAACCGCCATTCTGGTCCTTCTGCTGATACCGGCCATCATCGGAGGCATTGTGTTTGCTGAGGATATCAGTACGGCCATGCCCGACCTCATCGGAGGCCACAACGCCTACAGTCCCTCCTACTACAGCCTTGGGATCTTTGTGGTTTCAATCTTTGTGGGACTGCTTGCAGGGCTCATCACCGGCTGCATCGGCGCAGGCGGCGGATTCATCATCGCCCCGGCCCTGATGAGCGCCGGCATCAAGGGTATCCTTGCCGTTGGAACTGATCTTTTCCACATCTTTGCCAAGGCCATCATGGGCAGCGTGATCCACAGGAAACTGGGTAATGTAAGCGTTCCACTGGCCTTTGTCTTTGTCATCGGAGCCCTCATGGGGGCCACAGGCGGCGGACTCCTGAACCGCTATCTCTACGAGCTCAACCCGGTATTGAGCGACGCCTTTATCAGCACCGTCTACGTCTTTATGCTGGGTTTTCTTGGCATCTATGCCCTCACCGATTTCCTGAGAACCATGAGCCCAGGCAAGGCATCAGGGGAAACAGGTGGCGACACCATGGGCGGACTGCCCAGAAAACTTCAGTCCATCTCCCTTCCCCCCATGATCAAGTTTGATTTTGAGATCACCCCGGGCGGCAGAAGCATCTCATGGCTCTTTCTTGTGATGTCGGGTGTCCTTGTGGGCCTTGCCGCCGGTATCATGGGTGTTGGCGGCGGATTTCTCACCTTTCCCATCTTTGTCTATGTCATGGGTGTGTCTTCCATGACCACCGTTGGAACGGACATCTTCCAGATCATATTCACGGCAGGCTATGCTTCGATCACCCAATACGCCATCTATGGATTCATCTTTTACACCCTTGCCATCGGCATGCTCCTTGGCTCCCTTGTGGGTATCCAGATCGGGGCCATGGTGACCAAGGTGGTGAGCGATATCACCATCAGGGGATTTTATGCCATTGCCATCCTGTCCGGCTTTGTTAACCGGCTATTTTCCCTGCCCATCAAACTTGCCAACATGGAGATCATCTCCCTGTCCCAGGAGACCGGGGCCATGCTCAACAGAATCGGCACCTGGGCATTTTTCATTGTGATCGGAATCTTCGGCATATGGGTCTTTTCAGTCTTTTTCAGGAATCTAAAAACCCTCAGGGGCAAGGAGGTGCGGTCATGATCGCAAAAAAAAGAGAATTTTATATTGGGGTCATCATGTTAACGGGATTTGCAGTGATCCTTGCAATTCTCTTCTCCCCCATTTACAATGGTAAAAACGGGCTCTGTTTTCTTGACAACATGTTCAACTCCATGTCCAAGGGATCAGCCTACTATATTCCGGCCATGAAGGTCGAAGCAGACAACCTTACCGGCAAAACAATCAACCTTAACCTGAGCATGGACAAGGCAGCCCAGGGAGAAATCATATCCAAACTCCTTGACCGGGCCAATGCCAACCTGTCAACGGCAGGCACGGCCTTTATCATCACAGCAGATCTTGG
Coding sequences:
- a CDS encoding ABC transporter substrate-binding protein, which gives rise to MSITSQTRNCMYVLIMGLILTLALPASGLARRIVFADLSWDSVQVHNQIAGFILEHGYDYDVEYMPGETIPLFTGLMRGNVDVNMESWTENIQEVYDKAMKQKKIMDLGSNFPDSWQGWLVPTYMIKGDPSRGIEPVAPDLKSVTDLPRYWELFKDPEEPSKGRFYNSIAGWKVTDINSQKLKAYGLDTYYSDFIPGSDAALSGSMASAHAKGRPWVGYYWGPTWVLGKYDMTPLEEPAFDQKVWDETKGCAMPSVQVNILVNAKFAKKNPEAVAVLKEYETSMALCNELLAYMRDNKAGTQAAALFFLKKHKELWENWVTPEAAGKIEAALNK
- a CDS encoding 6-phosphofructokinase yields the protein MIKKTTKKIGIVTGGGDCPGLNAVIRALVKAGALYGWECLGIHGGFDGLLTPVKAVPLALKDMDGLLIRGGTILGTANSGRFSAKTGHGQTRRVPQKILDEAKTNFDAMDISALVAIGGDGTLTIAQQMFEMGFPVVGVPKTIDNDLDATQTTFGFDTAVACAVDALDRLHSTAQSHNRVMVLEVMGRYAGWIAAYAGLAGGADVILIPEIGFTYDSIQRKILSREAEGKHFTIVIVAEGAAPGGKGFVTSNKTGNDREVRLGGIGHMVAMEIESQSQKETRCVVLGHLQRGGQPTQWDRQLCTRFGVHAFQMIVQKQFGFMVALKENGMMGPVTLKDAINKIRRVDPAGELVMTARALGISFGD
- a CDS encoding MarR family winged helix-turn-helix transcriptional regulator; translation: MEQQKQKCIQQIVASVRQVFRSVYLDSARTGRKFGVSGSQMQVLRNLLIYGSLSSVELSRKMFVTAANMTGIIDRLENKGVVNRKRKPGDRRVVLISLTESGQKLAGSLPDPVEKKLLQGLRNRPYGEMVRIAESMATLLELVDAEEIEDSPRAVSIEDSPSAGEKSKP
- a CDS encoding quaternary amine ABC transporter ATP-binding protein — translated: MSKLCIKNVSKIFGPDPQKALRLLDKGLGKDEILAKTGNTVGVNRVSFEVEEGEIVVVMGLSGSGKSTLVRCLNRLIQPTEGQIFVDGEDLTELAPKQLRKVRALKLGMVFQNFALLPHKTIVRNVEYGLEISKVPAVQRRETALQVLEQVGLSGWEDSYPGQLSGGMQQRVGLARALASNPDVLLMDEAFSALDPLIRSDMQDELIALQEKMHKTIVFISHDLDEALKLGDRIVLMKDGEVVQIGTPEDILTNPADDYVARFVADVDVSKVLTAGSIMEKSRAVAHIGTDGPRAALRKMKKHTISSLFVLSREHTLLGVVLIEDVAAMIGTGDRDLNSILIHDLRTVSEDTPATELFEPLKDSRFPLAVVDDTNRLKGVIVRGQLIAAVAERGTGPGE
- a CDS encoding CaiB/BaiF CoA transferase family protein, translated to MEIKYHDRDSRDGAPLPLEGIKVVEYGVFHAGPGGGAILGDLGAEVIKVEDPVGDGIRYWTQVGAVDMAGPDGRSMTFEVSNRNKKNICLDIKAESGRKIFNRLIRDADVFITNLRKSTVQKMKLDYTSICTLNPRIIHASVSGYGQEGPLQDIGAFDPLGQACSGLMFTTGGELPAPLQIGLLDQATAISLSHAILAALLARERQGISQEIHVSLYGTSLWLQHINLMLANTLKIDPCVSADRSHHSPLRNVFCCGDGQWVMCTHHPEEKYWETFCRIMGVPEFVLDPEFTDEKGGPVTSDKLIARFDDIFTTRSRDEWMADFMAARLMFAPIQKVTDVENDIQAKANAYVRPAQYPGLGEVNLPGYTASFGKCRPGTRTPGADKGEHTDSILRGLGYDARDIKGLKETGVVQ
- a CDS encoding ABC transporter permease: MILQFPTRLQVPLDRWVDVAMDWLLEYCGDAFEILGNWILVGLMALEKFFVWLPWPVLIIIVFLLGWRLVGRLRDGLLLATLLFLVGCFGYWDLAMMTLALIMASVSVSLVIGIPTGILMAASDRFSKVLKPILDGMQTMPSFVYLIPAMMLFGLGKVPALFATIIYAVPPVIRLTNVGIREVDPSIVEAAHAFGADPWKVLTSVELPLARPSIMVGINQTTMMALSMVVIASMIGARGLGLEVLLAINRIEIGRGVKAGMAIVFLAIIVDRITAAMAAERRMRKGGGS